Proteins encoded in a region of the Wolbachia endosymbiont (group A) of Anomoia purmunda genome:
- the gatA gene encoding Asp-tRNA(Asn)/Glu-tRNA(Gln) amidotransferase subunit GatA — MNELRKLSITQMHDGLKKKSFSAVELVKAHISAVENEKLNAFITKTLEIAMKAAKAADEHFSRQKDDLISPLMGIPVGIKDLFCTKGIKTTACSKMLENFVPTYESTVSDLLLKSGAAMLGKLNMDEFAMGSANTNSYFGPVENVWIRKSDGEKVVPGGSSGGSAASVAGFLCAGALGSDTGGSVRQPAAYCGVVGIKPTYGRCSRFGMIAFASSLDQAGVITRSVSDSALMLEAICGYDTKDSISSEKPVPKFSSFINSDVKGKCIGIPKEYRMDGISEEIVHNWERVASYLKENGAEVVDITLPHTKYAIPVYYLICSAETSSNLARYDGVRYGLRVDADTLEEMYSLTRAEGFGKEVKRRILIGAYALSSGHYNEYYEKAQCIRALIRNDFIKAFEKIDYILVPSAPTEAFGLNEKPDPLIMCINDVFTVPASLAGLPAISVPVGLSNEGLPLALQVIGNYYDEAGILNVASVIEQNCGRIIRPLAKYIK; from the coding sequence ATGAATGAACTAAGAAAGTTAAGTATTACACAAATGCATGACGGGCTCAAAAAAAAGAGTTTTTCTGCCGTTGAACTCGTAAAGGCGCACATCAGTGCGGTTGAAAATGAGAAATTAAATGCATTTATAACAAAAACCCTAGAGATAGCAATGAAAGCTGCTAAAGCTGCAGATGAACATTTCTCTAGGCAAAAGGATGATTTAATCTCGCCGCTCATGGGTATACCAGTTGGCATCAAAGATCTATTCTGTACAAAAGGAATAAAAACAACAGCATGCTCAAAAATGCTGGAAAATTTTGTTCCGACTTACGAATCTACGGTGTCTGACTTGCTTTTAAAAAGTGGAGCAGCCATGCTCGGTAAGCTTAATATGGATGAATTTGCTATGGGTTCTGCGAACACAAATAGCTATTTTGGCCCTGTTGAAAATGTGTGGATTAGAAAAAGTGATGGGGAAAAAGTTGTTCCTGGTGGATCATCTGGTGGATCTGCAGCATCGGTTGCTGGATTTTTATGCGCTGGAGCGTTAGGGAGCGACACCGGTGGATCTGTACGCCAACCAGCAGCTTATTGTGGAGTAGTTGGAATAAAGCCAACTTATGGAAGATGCTCGCGTTTTGGTATGATTGCATTTGCGAGTTCTCTGGATCAAGCAGGAGTCATTACTCGTTCTGTCTCTGATTCAGCATTAATGCTGGAAGCAATTTGTGGCTATGATACAAAAGATTCAATATCGAGCGAAAAGCCAGTGCCTAAATTTTCTAGCTTTATAAATAGTGATGTCAAGGGTAAGTGTATTGGTATACCAAAAGAATATAGGATGGATGGAATTTCAGAGGAAATAGTTCATAATTGGGAAAGAGTTGCTTCCTATTTAAAAGAAAATGGCGCTGAAGTTGTTGACATTACTCTGCCACATACTAAATATGCAATACCAGTCTATTATTTAATCTGTTCTGCTGAAACTTCATCCAATCTTGCTCGTTACGATGGTGTGCGTTATGGATTAAGGGTTGATGCTGATACCCTTGAAGAAATGTATTCACTAACAAGAGCAGAAGGTTTTGGTAAAGAGGTGAAAAGAAGAATTTTAATTGGCGCTTATGCGCTTTCTTCAGGTCATTATAATGAATATTACGAAAAAGCGCAGTGCATTAGGGCATTAATCAGAAATGATTTTATAAAAGCGTTTGAAAAAATAGATTACATACTTGTGCCATCTGCTCCAACGGAAGCTTTTGGCTTAAATGAAAAGCCAGATCCGTTAATTATGTGCATCAATGATGTGTTTACTGTGCCGGCAAGTCTGGCAGGATTGCCTGCTATTTCTGTTCCTGTTGGGCTCTCCAATGAGGGTTTACCACTTGCCTTGCAAGTGATTGGAAATTATTATGATGAAGCTGGAATATTAAATGTGGCAAGTGTGATAGAGCAAAATTGCGGCAGAATAATTAGACCTCTGGCAAAATATATTAAGTAA
- a CDS encoding phospholipase D family protein, translated as MRLFHFLFLLMCFSLYYYAGFIFSPCPKATVCFSPGEDCAVPIISVIDQSKKSILVQEYTFTLGTIAKSLINAKERGVDVKVILDKSQLYSKYSVINELFSGGVPVWIDDKPKIAHNKIMIVDNQKVITGSFNLSKTAKKGNAENLLIITDYPELIQQYVKNWEARMSQSYKYAPN; from the coding sequence GTGAGGCTTTTTCACTTTTTATTCTTATTAATGTGTTTTTCTCTGTATTACTATGCGGGTTTTATATTTTCGCCCTGCCCAAAAGCTACGGTTTGCTTTTCACCTGGAGAAGATTGTGCTGTGCCGATAATCAGCGTAATAGATCAGTCTAAAAAATCTATCCTAGTTCAAGAATATACATTTACTCTTGGAACAATTGCAAAATCTTTGATTAATGCTAAAGAGCGTGGTGTTGATGTTAAAGTCATCTTAGATAAATCGCAACTCTACTCAAAATATAGTGTTATAAATGAATTATTTTCAGGTGGAGTACCAGTTTGGATCGATGATAAGCCAAAAATTGCTCATAATAAGATAATGATTGTTGATAATCAAAAAGTTATCACAGGGTCGTTTAACCTGAGTAAGACAGCTAAAAAAGGAAATGCTGAAAATTTATTAATTATTACAGATTATCCTGAATTGATTCAGCAGTATGTGAAAAACTGGGAGGCACGAATGTCACAGTCTTATAAATATGCTCCCAACTAA
- a CDS encoding IS4 family transposase codes for MDRIACLSKDLNEFFNEKADEISIAVGFIKRKRKLNGSSFIKAMVFGNIGVGDCSIETMCQLLNEDSIEITKQGLDFRFTEEAVEFMKRMYNESLVLFKNSLQVDCRILKQFRSIKLLDSSYISLPSSMEDMYKGYGSSYRDCESNTKSGIKLQLVFDYLNQALDKLNLIEGIRSDQGYRDYLNGLSANDLLIFDLCYFVPSSFKQIDEAGAYFVSRYKSDTNIYDIETNQKIELLECLEGQSLLEMEVLLGKEVKIKVRIICQKLTEEQSIIRRRRANKLAKSHGYTSSQKNQKLLDWSIFITNVPESKISAEQVLTVYRVRWQIELLFKLYKSHIRLDELKGKPYRVLCELYAKLCAILIFHGIVGCIKLKENTELSLTKAFIELKRRIRELFLALSSKINNLRIFLKKLTTDWSQFSVKDRYRKTRVSTLSSLNFLTLAS; via the coding sequence ATGGACAGAATAGCTTGCTTATCAAAAGACCTCAATGAATTCTTTAATGAAAAAGCAGACGAAATATCAATTGCAGTAGGTTTTATAAAAAGAAAGAGAAAACTTAATGGCTCATCATTCATAAAAGCTATGGTTTTTGGTAACATAGGAGTTGGTGATTGCAGCATAGAAACAATGTGCCAATTGCTAAATGAAGACTCGATAGAAATTACAAAACAGGGTTTGGATTTTAGATTTACTGAAGAAGCAGTGGAATTTATGAAAAGAATGTATAATGAATCTTTAGTTTTATTTAAAAACAGCTTACAGGTTGATTGCAGAATTTTGAAGCAATTTAGAAGCATTAAGCTATTGGATAGTAGCTATATTAGCCTGCCTAGTAGCATGGAAGATATGTACAAAGGATATGGGAGTAGCTATAGAGATTGTGAGAGTAATACCAAATCAGGAATAAAGCTGCAGTTAGTCTTTGATTACCTGAACCAAGCGCTAGATAAGTTAAATTTAATAGAAGGAATAAGGTCGGATCAAGGTTATAGGGATTATCTGAACGGTTTATCAGCCAATGATTTGCTAATATTTGATTTGTGCTACTTTGTGCCTAGTTCTTTTAAACAGATTGATGAAGCAGGTGCATATTTTGTTAGTCGTTATAAGTCTGATACCAATATATATGATATAGAAACAAATCAAAAAATAGAGTTGTTGGAATGTTTAGAAGGTCAATCCCTTCTAGAGATGGAAGTGCTATTAGGAAAAGAAGTAAAAATTAAAGTGAGAATTATATGTCAAAAATTAACTGAAGAACAGTCTATAATTAGAAGAAGAAGGGCTAATAAGTTAGCAAAATCACATGGATATACATCTTCTCAAAAGAATCAAAAATTGCTGGATTGGTCGATATTCATAACTAACGTTCCAGAGAGTAAAATCAGCGCTGAACAAGTATTAACAGTTTACAGGGTAAGATGGCAGATTGAATTATTATTTAAATTGTATAAGAGTCACATCAGGCTTGACGAACTTAAAGGAAAACCATACAGAGTATTATGTGAACTATACGCTAAATTGTGCGCAATTCTTATATTTCATGGAATAGTTGGTTGTATAAAACTGAAAGAGAATACAGAGCTGAGTTTAACAAAGGCATTCATTGAATTAAAAAGAAGGATTAGGGAGTTGTTTTTAGCGTTAAGCAGTAAAATTAATAATTTGAGAATTTTCCTGAAAAAACTTACCACAGACTGGTCACAATTTTCTGTGAAAGATAGATATAGAAAAACTAGAGTATCCACCTTAAGTTCATTGAATTTTCTTACCCTTGCTTCTTAA
- the ligA gene encoding NAD-dependent DNA ligase LigA, with translation MTNLEKMREKLQDQINYHNVLYHQKNKPEISDAEYDELKKKLAEIEPEIYATQDSVGAPPDERFSKVEHQEPMLSLENAYDEQGVEKFLSKIKRFLIEDKIEILCEPKIDGLSFSAIYEDGRFIKAATRGDGFLGEDVTHNVATIKGFPKFLQGVQGRLEVRGEIYIGNSDFLKLNENDEFANPRNAAAGSLKQLDANITASRPLRYFAYSLIGGAEKSQSEILNKLEALGFCVNEHQSLTSSLDGMLKFYNEVYNCRYNLDYDIDGIVYKVNDLVLQNRLGNTHKAPRSALAYKFSAVYAKTKLNKIFIQVGRTGVLTPVADLVPVNVGGVLVSRASLHNQDEIKRKDIREGDIVTIKRAGDVIPQIVEVSRDSRLPNTPEFVFPEVCPECGSKVRQVEGEAAVRCPEEFACKAQMIEKLKHFVSKDAFDIVGLGDKQIEFFYDLGLIKQIHDIFTLEEKLDEFNLEEQSGWGKKSIAHLLNAIQSRRVITLDRFIFSLGIRFIGQVAAELLADYYVSYDNWYNSMIELSSDNTELVGIDGIGKKGAESLESFFSKEHNIKMLNDLTACLQILPVSSNSSDSVLNNKIIVFTGKLLAMSRGEAKVRAKTLGAKVSSHLSAKTDYLIAGEKPGSKYKKAVELGVEILDEDQWHKVISLGVFK, from the coding sequence ATGACTAACTTAGAAAAGATGAGAGAAAAACTACAAGATCAAATAAATTATCATAATGTTTTGTATCACCAAAAAAATAAGCCAGAAATAAGTGATGCTGAATATGATGAACTGAAGAAAAAGTTAGCTGAAATAGAGCCAGAAATTTATGCAACACAAGATAGTGTTGGTGCTCCACCTGATGAGAGGTTTTCTAAGGTGGAACATCAAGAACCTATGCTTTCCCTTGAGAATGCTTATGATGAACAAGGTGTAGAGAAATTTTTGTCTAAAATAAAGAGGTTTTTAATTGAGGACAAAATAGAGATATTATGTGAACCAAAAATTGATGGGTTGTCCTTTTCTGCAATTTATGAGGATGGAAGATTTATTAAAGCTGCAACTCGAGGTGACGGGTTTTTAGGGGAAGATGTCACTCACAATGTTGCAACAATAAAAGGCTTTCCTAAGTTTTTGCAAGGTGTGCAAGGAAGACTAGAAGTAAGAGGTGAGATATACATCGGTAACAGCGACTTTTTAAAGTTAAATGAAAACGATGAATTTGCCAATCCTCGAAATGCAGCTGCTGGTTCTTTAAAGCAATTGGATGCAAACATTACAGCAAGCAGACCTCTTAGATATTTTGCTTATTCTTTAATTGGTGGAGCAGAGAAAAGTCAAAGTGAAATACTAAATAAGCTTGAGGCACTTGGTTTTTGCGTAAATGAGCATCAGTCCTTAACGAGTAGTTTGGATGGAATGCTGAAGTTCTATAACGAAGTCTATAACTGTCGCTATAACTTGGATTATGATATTGATGGAATAGTCTATAAAGTAAATGATTTGGTACTACAAAATCGTCTAGGGAATACTCACAAAGCACCGCGCTCAGCACTTGCATACAAGTTTTCTGCGGTTTATGCAAAAACAAAGTTAAATAAAATATTTATACAGGTGGGCAGAACAGGGGTTTTAACTCCAGTTGCAGATTTAGTGCCAGTCAATGTTGGTGGGGTGCTAGTTAGTAGAGCAAGTCTGCATAACCAAGATGAGATAAAACGTAAAGATATAAGAGAGGGAGATATTGTAACAATCAAAAGGGCAGGGGATGTAATTCCCCAGATCGTTGAAGTAAGCAGAGATTCTCGTCTTCCAAATACACCTGAATTTGTGTTTCCTGAAGTATGCCCTGAATGTGGTAGTAAAGTACGTCAGGTTGAGGGAGAGGCAGCAGTAAGATGTCCTGAGGAATTTGCCTGTAAAGCTCAAATGATAGAAAAACTAAAGCATTTTGTATCGAAAGATGCATTTGACATTGTTGGCCTTGGTGATAAGCAGATAGAGTTTTTTTACGACCTTGGTCTGATAAAACAAATCCATGATATTTTTACTTTAGAAGAAAAATTGGATGAATTTAATCTGGAAGAACAGTCTGGTTGGGGCAAGAAATCAATAGCTCATTTATTAAATGCTATACAAAGCAGAAGGGTAATAACTCTAGATAGGTTTATATTTTCTTTAGGTATTAGATTTATTGGTCAAGTTGCAGCAGAATTGCTTGCAGATTATTATGTTTCTTATGATAATTGGTATAATTCGATGATTGAACTGTCATCAGATAATACTGAGCTAGTGGGTATAGACGGCATAGGAAAAAAAGGGGCTGAATCTTTGGAGTCATTTTTTTCTAAGGAACATAACATCAAAATGTTAAATGATCTTACTGCTTGTCTTCAAATTCTTCCTGTGAGCTCCAACTCTAGTGACTCTGTTTTAAATAATAAAATTATAGTGTTTACTGGTAAGCTACTTGCTATGAGTAGAGGAGAGGCAAAAGTAAGAGCCAAAACTCTAGGAGCAAAGGTCAGCTCACATCTTTCTGCTAAAACTGACTACCTAATTGCAGGAGAAAAACCAGGATCCAAATATAAAAAGGCAGTGGAATTAGGTGTAGAAATTTTAGATGAAGACCAGTGGCATAAAGTGATAAGTTTGGGAGTGTTCAAATGA
- a CDS encoding IS4 family transposase: MDRIACLSKDLNEFFNEKADEISIAVGFIKRKRKLNGSSFIKAMVFGNIGVGDCSIETMCQLLNEDSIEITKQGLDYISLPSSMEDMYKGYGSSYRDCESNTKSGIKLQLVFDYLNQALDKLNLIEGIRSDQGYRDYLNGLSANDLLIFDLCYFVPSSFKQIDEAGAYFVSRYKSDTNIYDIETNQKIELLECLEGQSLLEMEVLLGKEVKIKVRIICQKLTEEQSIIRRRRANKLAKSHGYTSSQKNQKLLDWSIFITNVPESKISAEQVLTVYRVRWQIELLFKLYKSHIRLDELKGKPYRVLCELYAKLCAILIFHGIVGCIKLKENTELSLTKAFIELKRRIRELFLALSSKINNLRIFLKKLTTDWSQFSVKDRYRKTRLSTLSSLNFLTLAS; this comes from the coding sequence ATGGACAGAATAGCTTGCTTATCAAAAGACCTCAATGAATTCTTTAATGAAAAAGCAGACGAAATATCAATTGCAGTAGGTTTTATAAAAAGAAAGAGAAAACTTAATGGCTCATCATTCATAAAAGCTATGGTTTTTGGTAACATAGGAGTTGGTGATTGCAGCATAGAAACAATGTGCCAATTGCTAAATGAAGACTCGATAGAAATTACAAAACAGGGTTTGGATTATATTAGCCTGCCCAGTAGCATGGAAGATATGTACAAAGGATATGGGAGTAGCTATAGAGATTGTGAGAGTAATACCAAATCAGGAATAAAGCTGCAGTTAGTCTTTGATTACCTGAACCAAGCGCTAGATAAGTTAAATTTAATAGAAGGAATAAGGTCGGATCAAGGTTATAGGGATTATCTGAACGGTTTATCAGCCAATGATTTGCTAATATTTGATTTGTGCTACTTTGTGCCTAGTTCTTTTAAACAGATTGATGAAGCAGGTGCATATTTTGTTAGTCGTTATAAGTCTGATACCAATATATATGATATAGAAACAAATCAAAAAATAGAGTTGTTGGAATGTTTAGAAGGTCAATCCCTTCTAGAGATGGAAGTGCTATTAGGAAAAGAAGTAAAAATTAAAGTGAGAATTATATGTCAAAAATTAACTGAAGAACAGTCTATAATTAGAAGAAGAAGGGCTAATAAGTTAGCAAAATCACATGGATATACATCTTCTCAAAAGAATCAAAAATTGCTGGATTGGTCGATATTCATAACTAACGTTCCAGAGAGTAAAATCAGCGCTGAACAAGTATTAACAGTTTACAGGGTAAGATGGCAGATTGAATTATTATTTAAATTGTATAAGAGTCACATCAGGCTTGACGAACTTAAAGGAAAACCATACAGAGTATTATGTGAACTATACGCTAAATTGTGCGCAATTCTTATATTTCATGGAATAGTTGGTTGTATAAAACTGAAAGAGAATACAGAGCTGAGTTTAACAAAGGCATTCATTGAATTAAAAAGAAGGATTAGGGAGTTGTTTTTAGCGTTAAGCAGTAAAATTAATAATTTGAGAATTTTCCTGAAAAAACTTACCACAGACTGGTCACAATTTTCTGTGAAAGATAGATATAGAAAAACTAGACTATCCACCTTAAGTTCATTGAATTTTCTTACCCTTGCTTCTTAA
- a CDS encoding Holliday junction resolvase produces the protein MGKQTGWAILTDGIIESGSKSFHGSRFSGSGICFLNFRNWLNSLKDISVVYFEEVRRHLGTDAAHCYGGFLAVLSAWCEEHHVPYKGVNVKTIKRFIAGNGNASKSEVIEAVKEKGFSPRDDNQADALALMFYVMNFSKDFNTLKIP, from the coding sequence ATGGGCAAACAAACGGGCTGGGCAATTCTTACAGATGGAATAATTGAAAGTGGAAGCAAAAGCTTTCATGGTAGCCGTTTCAGTGGAAGTGGAATATGTTTCTTAAACTTTCGTAATTGGCTTAATTCTTTGAAAGACATTTCTGTAGTGTACTTTGAGGAGGTGAGAAGACATTTAGGAACTGATGCAGCGCATTGCTACGGTGGTTTTCTTGCCGTTCTATCTGCTTGGTGTGAAGAACATCACGTACCATACAAAGGTGTTAATGTTAAAACTATAAAACGCTTTATAGCTGGTAATGGCAATGCAAGTAAGAGTGAAGTTATTGAAGCTGTAAAGGAAAAAGGTTTTTCACCTAGAGATGATAACCAAGCAGATGCTTTAGCTTTGATGTTCTACGTTATGAATTTTAGTAAAGATTTTAACACATTAAAAATACCATAA
- a CDS encoding DNA modification methylase encodes MNLAIHYYPTQNLVEYERNPRKNDDVVNRMCASIREFGFRIPIVAKSDGTVVDGHLRLKAARKLGMESIPVVLSDNLNEPQTKAFRLLANQSANWAKWDDELLKVEIQELEDLQFDLKMTGFELEKVQNFLDDLDGEEEDLSDLVVDDKKVEITKPGDLWILGDHRIYCGDSSVVESYKALLDDKMADITVCDPPYNVDYGNSQDKKILNDNQGEKYELFLYDICSHILAYMKGAIYICISSSEFSTLQKAFEEAGGKWSTFIIWAKNHFTLGRSDYQRQYEAMLYGCKRGNKREWHGGRNQSDLWFYDKPIHNSLHPTMKPVELMEKAIVNSSRPGDTVLDPFSGSGSTLIACERTGRICKTIELDSKFVDVTIKRWQVYTGREAILSGTDKTFAQIQEEKQQ; translated from the coding sequence ATGAATTTAGCAATCCACTACTATCCTACTCAAAATCTGGTCGAATATGAGCGTAATCCACGTAAAAATGATGACGTAGTAAATAGAATGTGTGCTTCAATCAGGGAATTCGGCTTTCGTATACCAATAGTTGCAAAAAGTGATGGCACTGTGGTTGATGGTCATTTAAGACTTAAAGCAGCAAGAAAACTTGGTATGGAGAGCATTCCTGTTGTTTTAAGTGATAATTTAAATGAACCACAAACTAAAGCTTTTCGGTTACTGGCAAATCAATCAGCTAACTGGGCAAAGTGGGACGATGAGCTTTTGAAAGTAGAAATTCAAGAATTAGAAGATTTACAGTTTGATCTTAAAATGACTGGATTTGAGCTAGAAAAAGTTCAAAACTTTCTTGATGATTTAGATGGTGAAGAAGAAGATCTTTCTGACTTAGTTGTTGATGACAAAAAAGTAGAAATAACAAAACCAGGTGATCTTTGGATTTTAGGTGATCATCGAATCTATTGTGGTGATAGCTCTGTAGTTGAATCATATAAAGCGCTGTTAGATGATAAAATGGCAGACATTACTGTTTGTGATCCTCCATATAACGTTGATTATGGTAATAGCCAAGACAAAAAGATATTAAATGATAATCAAGGTGAAAAGTATGAGCTTTTTCTCTATGACATCTGTTCCCATATTTTAGCATATATGAAAGGAGCAATTTACATCTGCATATCATCATCAGAGTTTTCAACGCTGCAAAAAGCATTTGAGGAAGCAGGAGGAAAATGGTCAACATTTATCATTTGGGCAAAGAATCATTTTACGCTAGGCAGGTCTGATTATCAAAGACAATACGAAGCAATGCTCTATGGATGTAAAAGGGGCAATAAACGTGAGTGGCATGGAGGTAGAAATCAAAGTGATCTATGGTTTTATGATAAGCCAATACATAACTCACTGCACCCAACAATGAAGCCAGTAGAGCTAATGGAGAAAGCAATAGTTAATAGCAGCAGACCTGGGGATACTGTACTTGATCCATTTAGTGGCTCTGGAAGTACGCTGATTGCATGTGAGAGAACAGGAAGAATTTGTAAAACAATAGAGCTAGATTCAAAATTTGTAGATGTAACCATAAAGCGTTGGCAAGTATACACAGGTAGGGAGGCAATTCTTTCTGGTACTGACAAAACTTTTGCACAAATTCAAGAAGAAAAACAGCAATAA
- a CDS encoding ankyrin repeat domain-containing protein, giving the protein MSANLSLELIKCLINQQGVDVNVRGLNGKTPLHYAVEINELSMVALLLNRKNINPLITDDDGKSALSCAREEILQALINHKYGLEKDSLLHLAAMLNEANAVRFLLNKGVNVNEQNALLHTPLHLAAGAGHEGIVEILIREGNADKDVLDVRNHAAMHYAVNNKKLEVVKLLSNLGANVNIAGSGRNAMKLSPLHVAISSSNYDERDLCLDIVRCLINVPNAGVNLQDYENKTPLHYAERLKTVEVLLTREDIDPLIKDDNGKTPFCYAKEENKSEIVKALISNRYGVEKNNLLHLAAKKGYGEILVAILKEGVEVDVLNDQGESAVYLAAINRHFNIVKLLLKKRADATDVFEYAITTNNVKLVKLLNKEKDIVLFGKNDNFPTFHLLSNKYFEERKIADKKIKKYTNIICVSITICAIAIVGIYPNIIAAVIVGIVALIAAIIMSNLIQKYIEEALEKKMFIELESEKTSESVSPNLSDVEISSNDGEELAI; this is encoded by the coding sequence ATGTCTGCTAACTTAAGTTTAGAATTAATAAAGTGTCTCATTAATCAGCAAGGAGTGGATGTAAATGTTAGAGGATTAAATGGAAAGACACCGCTACATTATGCAGTAGAAATTAACGAGCTTAGTATGGTTGCGCTCTTACTAAATAGGAAAAATATTAATCCACTGATCACTGATGATGATGGTAAAAGTGCGCTCTCTTGTGCAAGAGAAGAGATATTACAAGCACTAATCAATCACAAATATGGATTGGAGAAAGATAGCTTACTTCATTTAGCTGCGATGTTGAATGAAGCAAATGCTGTAAGGTTTTTACTCAACAAAGGAGTTAATGTTAATGAGCAGAATGCTTTACTACATACACCGTTACATTTAGCGGCAGGAGCTGGGCATGAAGGGATAGTAGAAATTTTAATTAGAGAAGGAAATGCGGATAAAGATGTTCTTGACGTGAGAAATCATGCAGCAATGCATTATGCAGTAAACAACAAGAAGCTAGAAGTAGTAAAATTACTTTCAAATCTTGGTGCGAATGTCAATATAGCTGGTAGCGGCAGAAATGCAATGAAATTATCTCCTTTGCACGTAGCTATAAGTAGCAGTAATTACGACGAAAGAGACTTATGTTTAGATATTGTAAGATGCTTAATAAATGTTCCTAATGCTGGAGTTAATTTACAAGACTATGAAAATAAAACACCACTACATTACGCTGAAAGACTTAAAACAGTAGAAGTATTACTAACCCGAGAGGATATAGATCCTTTGATTAAAGATGATAATGGCAAGACACCATTTTGTTATGCGAAAGAAGAGAACAAATCTGAAATAGTAAAAGCTTTAATAAGTAATAGGTATGGAGTAGAGAAGAACAATTTACTTCACTTAGCAGCAAAAAAAGGATATGGGGAGATTCTAGTGGCGATTTTAAAAGAAGGAGTTGAAGTAGATGTTTTAAACGATCAAGGAGAATCAGCAGTATATCTTGCTGCAATAAATAGGCATTTTAATATAGTAAAATTACTGCTAAAGAAAAGAGCAGATGCTACAGATGTTTTTGAGTACGCAATAACAACAAATAACGTAAAACTGGTAAAGTTACTAAACAAGGAAAAGGATATAGTTTTATTTGGAAAAAATGACAACTTTCCAACATTTCATTTATTGAGCAATAAATATTTTGAAGAAAGAAAAATAGCAGATAAAAAAATAAAGAAATATACCAATATCATCTGTGTCTCTATAACAATATGCGCAATAGCGATAGTAGGAATTTACCCTAACATTATAGCTGCGGTAATTGTGGGAATAGTTGCACTCATAGCTGCAATAATAATGAGTAATTTAATTCAGAAGTATATAGAAGAAGCGCTTGAAAAGAAAATGTTTATTGAACTCGAAAGTGAGAAAACAAGTGAGAGCGTAAGTCCTAATTTAAGTGATGTGGAAATATCATCTAATGATGGTGAAGAGCTAGCAATATGA